The Calypte anna isolate BGI_N300 chromosome 11, bCalAnn1_v1.p, whole genome shotgun sequence DNA window AAGGTTTTAAAGACATTATTTAGCCACAAATGATCTAGAGAATACTTTTGTAGGACTTACCCCATTTGGATCAGCTGTgcatttaaaagctttaaacTCTGTCctaaagggaaggaaaaaaagggaggaaaggtcACTAAGGACTGCAgagattctttttttgttttgctgttctcAGGCATGGACTAAAATGGGCAATGAAGCCCTCGGGAGACCACAAGACCAACCTGGAGTCCACAGGGTGCAAGATGAGTTTCTTCTCTGCATAGGCAGCCTGGATGGTGACCGTGGTTTCCTGCACAGAGGtaacagcagagctgagatgcAGCTCATCTTGCCTCGTAGCAGGGATTGCATTTGGCAATTTTGGGTTACTCTGTATGGCCCAGAGTTCAACATCAGCCTGGCTTTACCTCCAGATATCATTAGAGGAGGTCAGCAATTCCCTTATCCATTCACATCCAACAAActcccctctgctgcctgcagcctcagcctctGGAGCTCTACACTGGCTCATCCATAGGGCTGATGCCTTTGCCATTTTGTGACCCAAATCCTGCACAGGGAATGGTTACGTAGGGTGTACATAACATGCAAGATTATCAGACTGGATGTGGACAAACCATCTCCAGGGCAGCCAGGACTACCACAAATATTCTTATGATAGTTTTTGCATTCGcaactaaattttaaaataaatcaatctcTGCATTCTGCTCATTTGGGCTCATTTTTTCACCTCTGCTTCTGTGCAAATGTTCCTGTGTTAACAGGTCCCAGGTCACAGACAGGGGACTGGCAGGCTAGGAGCAGATGACATCCTGAGAGCCACCATTTTAGGGACCAGCTCTGGTTCAGTACTTCTGGAGTTCTATCAGAAATTGGCTTCAAAGTATCACCATGCATGGAAACCAGCAGTGCATATTCTCCCCTAACACCCTACTAACATGGGATACAAGGGGCAGGAGGTCCCTATTCCCTATTCCAGCCCTGCAGAGTATTACAGTTTAGCCCTTTAAAAACATACTGCTCTGCCCTCAGGCAGAGGTTTGCTTTTGTGCAGTATTTAGTGTCTGTACCAGCCCATAATTACAAGGCTGGACAAACACACTGCTTTCTTGGGACATTACCTATCACAGCAAGGctgttggcattttttttttctgcctgcttcCTTTCAGTATAGAGCAGTTTTGGGTAAAACACAGTGTGAGCAGGAACTTTCATAGAGGCACACAGAGATGAAAAGGTTACATTTGGAGCTTTGCACTCTTCAGAGCTGTATCTACATTTCAGAGACAACCACTTTCTAAGTGAGGGCCAGAGACAGAATTTGGGAGCAAGGggatttcaaaagaaatacattacCTTGGTGCCTTCATCCTCTCCTAAAATACCTCAACTAAAGGAGCTGCACTGTGTCCCATGAAGCTTCATGGGGGCTCATCAGAGGTTTCTGGTGCTGCACTGACCACCTTGCACAGAAGCCCTGGCCCACCCTAACAGAGGAGGTGCTGAGCCAACATGGTCACTGTCATCATTCCCAGACTCAGGTAACAAGGGAGAGGTGGAAGCATTAAAAGGAATTCCTATGCCTTCACCTCCCGTGGTTTAGCCACCACCCCCTTCCCAAGGGCTCTTTTCCATCCCTGTCCATAACCATCAGGAGTGGTCCAGACTCAGGACAGAGCCTGTCTCAAGGTCCTCAGAATCAGGAGAAGCTGGAACTGACCTTCTCAATGTACAGAACCATCTTGGGATCTTCTCCTGGAGGAAAGATGCTGACCTCCACTGCTACCAAGGACTTCACAATTGTCCCTTCAGTCTGAACAGAGATTTGGGGATGGGAAAGACTCCACACCTTGGCCACTGAGTCATTATAGGAGGTGCCTTGAAAAATCTTACCAAAAAAGGAACAACAGAAGAGTCAGGCTTTTTCTATAACAATTGCACACCAACTTGCCACCAGAGCTGCATCCTCTTTGTAGCCCCCAATGCCTCCTCCAGCATTCCCAGAAGCCAAATAACTCAGCCAGGTTCCAGGGAAGGAAGCGTGGAGGGTGGAGAACTCTTCCTTGCAAAGCCCAGCAGTTTCTCCATCAGTACCTGGTTTTCCCCACCAGCCCTACCCAAGACTCTGGAATTGTCACATGAGATGTGACAATGCAACAGAAGCCATTTGGGAAGTTTCTCCCTTGAGATAAAATGCAGTTACCATCTGCACCgccttctgctgctcttcagtgtCCTCTGCTTCAAACAGTGccttcagaaaaacacagaaatagcaAAATGAGAGAGGGGGTTATGGTTGGCTCTGGTGCAGGCTGGATGGACTGAAGTGCTGAGGGGTGGCCAGTTTGAAGGCATAGCTGAGTGCCTCCTGAGCTCACCTCCTGTCTGCTGCAGCATTCCCACAGAAAATCACATCACTTCACAGCTCAGCAGACAGGTCACTGTCAGCTGATGTCATTGCTCTAAGGGATGATGCCACCTGGCAGCACACGCTTGCTAAGAACGCACCAATTTCTGACCAGGATCACATATGGTGACTCCTATTGATTCTTTCTTAGATAGAAATTGTCTCCCACCAAAAAACAGTGGAGAGATTTTTACTCTTTCACCAGAACGTGCTGTATGAGGTAAGGAGGGAATCATCCCCAGAACAGTCACCTGCAGCTTCTCCCCTCGGATGGTCAACACCAGGCGTTTATCCAAGAAAGCTGCCAAAGCCAGGGAGTTGAGGATGTGTTCAGAGAGCCAGAAGTAGAGCATCCGGGACTCAGTCAGCAGCGACGGGGAGAAAACAGAGTCACTGAAGGCACCAGAGTAGTTCTTGTACAGTACCAGGCCCtttgaagaaaagcaagtgAGTTGGGCCACAAACAGCAGGGATAGAGGACAAAATGTCATTGTCACTGTGAGGCAAAGGCCTGGCTGGCTGGAGTGAGAGCAGAGcaaggtgctgagctgggggaaatgctggggtgatgctgcagagcagccaagtaccccctgctcctccagcagccatcAGCACCAGAAACCTGTGCTctctgaacagccccagttaCTTTACCTTGTGATGTGATTCTAGGTAATTGGCTTTTATTAAAGGAGCTGATGCAAGGGAGATATCGAGTTTGATATCCCCATCCTGGACAAAgttttctgcaggaagaaaacacGAAAACTTCATACCAGAAATATGACCAGAAACAGGGCTCTCAAGACAGGTGCTTTAAGGACTTGCTGCAGAAGGTGACTTGGAGTTATAAAAGGACACAGAGATAGAGCTGGGCTGTCCCACTTTGGGTGCTAGTGCTGATCCTGATACTGCTCACTGACTCGGTTTCTCTACTGGGAAATATGGGTATTTACTCTCAGTTTTGCATtctgctcctcttctctgctATTTTGGGACTGGAAACCATGGGAATATCTTCAGCAGGCAGACACAGATCTCAGCCCCAAATCTCCAATGCTTGCTCCTGTTCTAACCAACATCAGTCCATCTGCAGCAATCCTCCCCCTCTGGTCATTACTTAATGAAGCAGAGACAACTTACAAACAGAAATGTGTCTGTCAACAAGTGCAATCACACTTAAAAATCAGCCTCATGCAGAAAATCCAAAGCATACCACTGTTGAATTATGTTTTGTTGCTGGGTGGAGTCTCAGGATCCCACACACATTTGCAAAGGACTTTTTGGATAGATGTGGCTGGGGCTCAAATGttaaaagtttaattaaaaaaaaaagaaaggagaaaaagaaaagatatttacCTGCTAAATCTTGAACAAAATTTGCCAGCATCTGGGCAAGAAAATTGATTTCTTTGCACACctgcaagaggaaaagagaggagaaactgAAGGTGAGGGGGTAAGATTTTTGGGTtgtggagcagagctgtgggtcAGAGTTCACACCATCAGAGACAGTGTCAGTGCAACCCCCATCTCACACAAGCTGGGTCTTTTTGTGGGTTCTAtttatttgtcttattttttgCACATACTAAAATTCTATTGCCATTATTTTGTGGATGTACATGAGCAGAGGAGTGTGTGGCATAAACCTGACCTTTTCTCTgcccccaggcagctgctgcccttACCTCTCTCTTGAGAACAAGCTTCAGAGTGAAGGAGATGAAGTCAGTGAAGAGCTGCTTCAGCCAGCCTGGCCTGGGCaggacagagagcagagagTCAGGAAccacccagcagccccatggTGGGCAGTGCCAGTCCCTGGCCAGCTGAAGCCCCGGGCTGGAGGGGTACAGACTCACTCCTTGTCTCCTTGGAGGTGCAGGGTCAGTTTGTGGAAAGCCAGGTAGCAGTCTGAGGCATCAGCAGCCACTTTGTCCTTCTGGCATCCTGCGcgggaggaaaggaaaaaagtgggTAATTTGCTACTCAGACAAAGAAGACAAAGTACACTTTGCAGACACCACAGACCTGGAGCAGGGCATCACTGCAAAggggcagccagagctgcccACCCCTCCTGGGGAATGTTTCCAAAAGGCCCTGCAGAGTGGGGGCAGATGGGGCTACGTTGTACCTGGATGGAGAATTtctcctggcagctccagctcagctgaCCCACCAAACACCCTTCTTCATCCTTCACTTGGGTACCTGTGTGCTTTGCTTGCTTCTCTCACCAGGGACTCAGTTGTCCCCTGACATCATCCAGGAGAACCAGGGCAGAATGTGTAATCCCACAAACCAGAGCAAGGAGGGAATTAAGTTGTATTgcaaaaagcttgaaaattgCAACATGCTGACACTGAGAGATTCACACTGCACCTCTCCCACTGGGAGAAAACGTATTTTGAggcaggaaaatatattttgaaggCACCTGTGATAAGTCATGTTCCTCTCGCTCCTTACAGGAGGCAGATGCCTATGTCCCTTTCTAGTCTAAGACCTTCCTTAGGAAGAGGATTCGTTCTCCAGAGCACACTGTGGGCTTGACCTGAAGACAACTGAAAAGGTTGTAAGGACTGTAAGGACATTCCAGCCTCCTGCACCACAACCTCATTTGGCTCaaatcttttgaaatatctccttaggtttttttcagattatccTGAACAGCAGGAGATGAAAGCGGATCCTGAAGAGTCCAAAAGGCCAGACTTTTCTTCACTTGCTGCTGGTGAAAATCAGCATTATTTTGCTGACATGATTTGTACCAGCTTTCACTGCTTGATCCATTTAAACCAAGGTCTCTGAAGGCCACATCGTCTCCTATCCCATGTGCACAGGGTGGCAGAGATCTACTTCCAGCTTCTGGATGCCATCTGATCCCCACAGGGGTAAGCAGAGCCAGACAGGGCTTGCTGCCCCCTGCCcacaacccccccacccccagtgGGTACTTACTCAGCTCAGTGTTTATCTGGAGGTCAATGGAAGAGTCAATTTCGAAGTCAACTGAATGAAAAAGGTTCAGACTGtaaggggagaggagagaggagagaggagagaggagagaggagagaggagagaggagagaggagaggagaggagaggagaggagaggagaggagaggagaggagaggagaggagaggagattcAGCTGCTGGGACCAGCCTCTCCCTGACCACACATCACCCTGGGCCTTGCACTGTGCAGACCCCAGCACATGgcagcccctctccccctcccaaACCCTCCAGCTTTACATCACTGCAAACCCCCTGTGCCTGAGCAGCACTTGGGCAAACAGAAGCATTAAGCCCCTTTTATCCCCACTCAGAGACAGAAGAGAATGAAGGAGACAATTTGTATGTACTGGCCACCTTGCCTCCTCATGCAGGGGGTGATGGTGAGGGTGGGAAGGCAGAGAGCAAGATGTGCAGAGCAGCAAGGGGGTcaacagcactgctggcaggTAAAACCTTGCCTGGCTcaagcagtgatgctgctgcccaggggcACAGCCCCTCCACATCTGCTCATGCCATAAGCATGTCCTGCCTGTGGGCAGCAGCTACAGCTGgggcagctgagctgggcagACCCCAGGCACCCTCCCAGATACACCCCCCCCAGGCACCTACGGGCAccccctggcacctccaggcACCCCGAGGAACCCCCAGGCACCTCCAGGCACCCCCAGGCACCCTGAGGAACCCCCAGGCACCCCCCCCAGGCACCCTGAGGAACCCCCAGGCATCCCCCCAGGCACCTCCAGGCACTCTGAGGAACCCCCAGGCACCCCCCCAGGCACCTCCAGGCACCCTGAGGAACCCTCAGGCATCTCCAGGCACCCCCAAGCACTTACAACCAGGCCCCAGCATAGCCGTAGGTCAGGGTCCCTTTGAAGATGGCCGTCACATTTTTAATGGTGATGTGAATGGCATTGTCCTCCCTCAGCTCCACCTCACTCTGCTCTATGGACAAGTCATTGACCTGGATGCTGGGAACGACAGAAACCCACTTTGTCCCCAGTTTCAGGGCCACTTTCTGTGGCTGGTTCCTGAGGAGGTAGGGGCTCCAAGGGGCCTCTGCTGACTCCGGAACTTTTGCAAAGCCCGggggctgcccaggagcagtGGTGCCCTGCGATACTCAGACACGGGTGGGGAGGGATGCTCTGAACAGGAAACCTGGAGCTCTCCTCTGGGCCAGGAACTCCATCCTTCGTTTGCACcacgctttttttttttttttttttttttttttttttttttttttttccccaaatgacAGTTAGCGAGGCAGCAAACCCCAGCCTTGTTTGTCACAAAGCGTGTGGCCAAATGACATCCAGCTGCCACGGGTGGCCGGGCAGCCCGAGCCGCTCCCCGGGGCCACACGAGGCACCTCGGGTGCCATCTGTCGGTGCCAGCCCACCCGCCACGTGTGTCCGCGGTGTGCTCCACGCACCgcctcccccctgcccaccGAGTCGGGACAGCTCTGAAATaacaacacagcagcagcagaaacctcAGCCTGCGGGCTGTCTGCAAGGCAAAACTCAAAAAATGGATCTGCCCCGCTCCAGCTCTTTGCTTTACCCTGGAACTCTCCTTCCAAGGAGAATTCCCAttcctctgcagcagccccacacttccctgggcacagacacagagacagagacacagagaaacAGACACATGGGGacagacacagagacacagacacagagatacagacacagacacacagacactcaCTTGGTCAGCCCGTA harbors:
- the CETP gene encoding cholesteryl ester transfer protein; translation: MLWTGRMRLENFGILVMLFHASAACEFGPFPYSATGIVCRMTKPAALLLNQETAQVIQAAFRNANFPNITGEKSMRLLGKVAYGLTNIQVNDLSIEQSEVELREDNAIHITIKNVTAIFKGTLTYGYAGAWFLNLFHSVDFEIDSSIDLQINTELRCQKDKVAADASDCYLAFHKLTLHLQGDKEPGWLKQLFTDFISFTLKLVLKREVCKEINFLAQMLANFVQDLAENFVQDGDIKLDISLASAPLIKANYLESHHKGLVLYKNYSGAFSDSVFSPSLLTESRMLYFWLSEHILNSLALAAFLDKRLVLTIRGEKLQALFEAEDTEEQQKAVQMIFQGTSYNDSVAKVWSLSHPQISVQTEGTIVKSLVAVEVSIFPPGEDPKMVLYIEKETTVTIQAAYAEKKLILHPVDSRTEFKAFKCTADPNGNDPSLRNFLQTIISVVGIPEVISSIELTLTSLLNSKGLHLFDIKNPEIITREGYVIVQLDFSFPNHLLLGFLEERL